From Malaya genurostris strain Urasoe2022 chromosome 2, Malgen_1.1, whole genome shotgun sequence:
AGGTCCTTAAtaaacttaataaaaaaaataaaataatgatatTGAAaggtttttagccacaagaatattgTATGCGAAACATAAGACAGCCTTATGAAGCCACAAATATTGGATTTCCAATAAaaagccttatgaaattcataccaAATTCTTAGaaacattgtgcgaaatttctatgacaaacataatttctctcatatactgtggaattcatgagttgttcgtatgaaaactataatattgATAGATGATATGTATATTGCAGAGTCATAAACATTATAatagaggtatatttttcatattattctttagaaatggtgatttttaacgcaTCATAAGATTATACTTATGACTTTCACTAATCATTTTTCCTGAGTGTATGGACTTATTTTGCCTGAATGCAAGGATCCAGCAGAAGTAGAACCGTTAATAGCTTCTCGGCGTTGTTGTATTGTTGATGGACTCTTGACGGGATTCATGCTAAATTCCGGCGAAATTTTCTGGCAGACATAGTTTACTATTAAATGCATACAACGGTTTAAGTTTAACACGAATCTGTCTCTTTATTTTAAAATACGCTTATTTATAGTCTATGCTCTCCTAACTTAGCTAGTTGGgttttacagtatggattgctaaaaatccggggggaggagttagaacgcgcagcgtaagtctgatttaaccaatgacatgtctcggtcattatattgtatttgagtacgagagagtgagtaatgtttcaaggcaagtgtgtgagtgtgatacagaagaggggaggttgagagtagtcaggtttaactctcgtgagtgtcggttcgagtcagtgtgctttcctgggttactgttattctaggtcatgccatatggcactgtctgagagaggtgtagaggtggagaagcggggaaatgacataactgcTTTGTTTTTGAGTGATATTTGATACTTAAGTTTCCTTGTTTGTATTTATCGTATGCATGCGGAGTTTTTCGCTGGGCTGAAAtaagtgctgacaatttaatcgccttatgtaggtgaagtttatatttcaagtgggtttctgggtttcatggcttggtgtcgagtggaaatttgtcgagtacgtgttcTATGggaatttgtcaagtgcgtgtggtctgaagtgtgggaaagatttacttttgaatattttacatggtctgagatgtgtgaaagatttaatgttacatgctcatattacaaTAGCTTGTCGTCTGGGGAGGAAATCGGCCGGGCGCGTACAAGCGGGATAAAAGTCAAGGTTTAGTGTAAGGTTTTCATTGTACTACTAAAACTAAATAACAGTGTGCGATCTTAATTTTGAACTGAAGTTGTCAAAACGGTAAACAGTGTTTATACGctcagaagtttttttttcttctgcggTATGATTGTAGAAAAAGAGAAATTTTCCGATAAAATTCAAATACAAGATAATTAGTTTTGTCTTCATATGTTGCAGATGTTATAAAATGGAAGAAAGCAGCGAGCCCAATGTAAGCTTCATCGAAAATAAAGATGTTCCCATCGAGATAAAGCAAGAAGAAAAGGAAGTAACATTTTCTTACGATTTGGATCCACAAGATGTGAAACCATACATCGAAAATGACGCATCCATCAGCGAGGAACCACCTACCGATATTGCATTATTAGGTGCTTTGCCGGGAAACGAGGAATTCGATATTCGTAACCCGTTTGCAGAACCAGATGATCAACCGGACATAGAGAAGCCGTACGAGTGTAACGTTTGTGGCAGAAGATTTCAAAAAGCTAACACTTTGGGATTCCACAAACTGAAACATACCAATGAGAAACGACATCAGTGTGAGACGTgtgatagaaaattttttaccagaCACGAGCTAACAGTACACCTGCGATGTCATACTGGTGAACGTCCTCATGTATGTAGTACATGTGGAAACgcatttactcaaaaatgtcaTCTGATTGCACACGTACGAACACACACCGGAGAACGGCCATATAAATGTGACGTGTGTGATAAGGACTTCATACTGAAGAATCATCTGGTTCAACACAGTCGGTGCCATACCGGAGAAAGGCCGCATAAATGTGACATATGCGGTAAGGAATATGGTCGATTTAATGATCTTGCGAAGCATCGTCGAAGCCACACCGGCGAAAAACCGTTTAGATGTGACATTTGTGGCAAAAACTTCTCTGCAACCAACTATTTGGCTAGACACAAACGTACTCATACTGGCGAAAAGCCATATCGATGTGATTTGTGTGACAAAGAATTCCAAACTTTACGTCAGATGACGTGTCACCGGATCAGACATACCGACGACCGTCAGCATCGGTGCGACATTTGTGACAAGGATTTTTACACGTTCCACGAGCTGACATTGCACATGCGTTGTCATACTGGCGAACGACCGCATACCTGTGAGGTTTGTGGCAAAACATTTGCCCAAGGCAGCCATCTGCGGGTACATCGACGCACACATGATCGCCGAATAAAGGTACTGCCAATGCCAGCAACATCGGTGGTATGGTCGGCTCCCGTTACTGATACTGAGTAATAAGATGTAGTTGCAACAAAAATAAAGACAAGTGCTGTTTGAGCAGTAGTATTAGAGTATTAGTATTCgagttaaaataaagtgaaagttctttttcgactttttctgtgTTTCGGCAAACGGAAGTACACAAACGAAAGAACGtgccttttcaaagtttaccATGTGATAAGTTTTTGGATTGCGATAAGTGATAAGAGAAGTCGTTTGGATGGTGGTGACCCCAAATCGTCCACGTCCCTTGTCTATTTCGGATGTGGCGATTCGTCGAAATAGAATTTCTTCACCAGGATAATTGGCGTAATTTGATTGATCTAGAACATATCTCTTCTTAAAGCGCTATTAATGCTTTGTTTAGTGTTTGTATGACTTTATACAGATGTCCGAAATCTGCGGCTCGCGAGCTTCATGCGCCTTTTTGGATGTAAGACTACGGTAAGGGACAGCTCCATATGATAATTTTATTAGAAAAAGTAAAAGATTTGAGACGACAAGAAAATATTTGTGGCTCTTTCAAAACAAtaataaatattgttttttttttacttttccgGGTTAATCTGTCCGGGAGCAATACGATTTATATAGTCTGAGTAGGTCTCGGATCTTTCGAATGACCAAAtcttattttttttggttcagaaGTCTTGGTCGTTTTAGATATTTTCAGTTGAAATAATTGAAATGCCTGGGTATTCACTGTGATAGTTAGGTATGACGTAGGCTATCAGAAGAAGACAAGCTCAAAATTTGTCTTGAAACTGTTTAGATGGAAGTATCTACAGAACATAGTTTCAATGTGAGACAAACGGAGGATTACTAAACTAGAGCGATAATTGTTTGTAAGAATTTAAATAagcagcgcccccgcagaaatcacctctgtctagctgcgggcgtttgcccgaattacccaaagctaggggctatccctcagttaagtccgaatGAGCGGCAGAtaggtcggacagcaggtcattaaaaacgatgaggcgtagccgcattagacctttcaaaatcacagtaaattagaacaaattttattaagcagcatgttgatcTATTATGCCAAATTATGACCAAATGATCATTATGCTAAACGATTATTATACCAAATAACTATTATACCGAGTGGCGTTATGCCAGatggtattatgccaaacgaggACACCCAGTTCCTGGGCAATAAATTTATAgggggaaaaaaagttttgactTTTTATATCCTGGAGAATGCTTTTCTGCGAAACAGTA
This genomic window contains:
- the LOC131432330 gene encoding zinc finger protein OZF-like, which produces MEESSEPNVSFIENKDVPIEIKQEEKEVTFSYDLDPQDVKPYIENDASISEEPPTDIALLGALPGNEEFDIRNPFAEPDDQPDIEKPYECNVCGRRFQKANTLGFHKLKHTNEKRHQCETCDRKFFTRHELTVHLRCHTGERPHVCSTCGNAFTQKCHLIAHVRTHTGERPYKCDVCDKDFILKNHLVQHSRCHTGERPHKCDICGKEYGRFNDLAKHRRSHTGEKPFRCDICGKNFSATNYLARHKRTHTGEKPYRCDLCDKEFQTLRQMTCHRIRHTDDRQHRCDICDKDFYTFHELTLHMRCHTGERPHTCEVCGKTFAQGSHLRVHRRTHDRRIKVLPMPATSVVWSAPVTDTE